A section of the Triticum dicoccoides isolate Atlit2015 ecotype Zavitan chromosome 7A, WEW_v2.0, whole genome shotgun sequence genome encodes:
- the LOC119327698 gene encoding uncharacterized protein LOC119327698, translating into MATSTEKVELVTGAAAAAAKQEPSWEYHLRKYLMLLATLVATATYAAGLSPPGGVWQEDKPDPMGHTAGVPILYHSPRYLAFFYFNATAFAASLVVNLLLLVLNERRTAWLAVLRFVMVLDLLGLMGAFATGSCEDLPTTVYVSTLVVALAAYVGIHILLAAYAPSARKEESPDDALKHKEQRKVLLLLATFATGISYAAGLSPPGGFRGAEADEGGHKAGDPMLKAHQSARLMAFFYCNATAFVASLLIIVLLLGRRLQRCYADLQMYGFILVVLFGLLGAYAAGSSRKADTTAYVVVLVAAVLVYILLVMVVMVLVPDPPESSGSSWLRLKSISARASHWLQQRGCHQNQTESQISSPARELPAATPGGGWQGSHADAAITGNKKEGIEKAKSLILLLATLAATITYQAGMDPPGGVWSDGDPEAVPPGFKAGDPILQFKHAARYKAFFYCNSTAFVASLVVILMVQNKSLMSGHALEVAMILDLFGLIGAYAAGSCREVSTSIYVVALAGAVLVYVVIHVVFFTLHHEELSDKEKRRIDKRRKRLLLLAILVATITYQAGLTPPGGFWTKDGPKYSAGSPVLEDHDEYRRRYLAFFYCNSTSFMASMALIVMLVNPNLYRPGIRCYALYVCMVVALFGLMGAYAAGCARQLRTSIYVFVLVGAVVAFIVVQLLVFFKFFKTCATVNGEDGSSSGSSAAAGSSSKANTPSSSSRPRRRSSSPRPRPSTEATSSRRKYLMLLAILAASVTYQAGLKPPGGVSERWATAGNPLLRGSDLARFRAFFYCNSTSFVASVVVIVLLLQGSLQDALLLYAMNTAIVLDLLGLLGAYAAGSSREWHTSGYVIALAAAVLAYVGIHLVLWMLGGRRGRGRVASTPKQPLPAVPKEIRRCSSSPC; encoded by the coding sequence ATGGCGACGTCGACCGAGAAGGTGGAGCTCGTcaccggagcggcggcggcggcggccaagcaAGAGCCGTCGTGGGAGTACCACCTGCGGAAGTACCTCATGCTGCTGGCCACGCTGGTGGCCACGGCGACGTACGCGGCGGGGCTCAGCCCGCCCGGGGGAGTCTGGCAGGAGGACAAGCCTgaccccatgggccacacagccggcGTCCCGATCCTGTACCACTCTCCGCGGTACCTCGCCTTCTTCTACTTCAACGCGACCGCCTTCGCGGCGTCGCTCGtcgtcaacctcctcctcctcgtgctcAACGAGAGGCGGACGGCGTGGCTCGCCGTGCTCCGCTTCGTCATGGTGCTGGACCTGCTCGGCCTCATGGGGGCCTTCGCCACGGGGAGCTGCGAGGACCTGCCGACCACCGTGTACGTCTCCACGCTGGTCGTCGCTCTCGCCGCCTACGTCGGCATCCACATCCTCCTCGCCGCCTACGCGCCATCGGCTCGCAAGGAGGAGAGCCCGGATGACGCGCTCAAGCACAAAGAGCAGCGCAAGGTGCTGCTGCTGCTCGCCACGTTCGCGACCGGCATCTCGTACGCCGCCGGCCTGAGCCCGCCCGGCGGCTTCCGTGGCGCCGAAGCCGACGAGGGCGGCCACAAAGCTGGCGACCCGATGCTGAAGGCCCACCAATCCGCCCGTTTGATGGCCTTCTTCTACTGCAACGCCACGGCGTTCGTCGCGTCGCTGCTCATCATCGTGCTGCTCCTGGGACGACGGCTGCAGAGGTGCTACGCCGATCTGCAGATGTACGGGTTCATCCTCGTCGTGCTGTTCGGCCTCCTGGGCGCCTACGCCGCCGGGAGCTCGAGGAAGGCCGACACGACGGCCTACGTCGTCGTTCTCGTCGCCGCGGTGCTCGTGTACATCCTCCTCGTGATGGTGGTCATGGTGCTCGTCCCGGATCCACCCGAGAGCAGCGGCTCCTCCTGGCTAAGACTCAAGAGCATCTCCGCGCGCGCGTCACACTGGCTGCAACAACGCGGGTGCCACCAGAACCAGACCGAAAGTCAAATCTCATCGCCGGCGCGTGAGTTGCCGGCGGCAACACCAGGCGGCGGGTGGCAAGGGAGCCACGCCGATGCGGCGATCACAGGCAACAAGAAGGAAGGCATCGAGAAGGCCAAATCTCTGATTCTGCTGCTCGCCACTCTCGCCGCCACCATCACTTACCAAGCGGGCATGGACCCGCCCGGCGGCGTGTGGTCGGACGGCGACCCGGAGGCTGTGCCACCAGGCTTCAAGGCCGGCGACCCGATCCTCCAGTTCAAGCACGCTGCTCGGTACAAGGCCTTCTTCTACTGCAACTCCACCGCGTTCGTGGCGTCCTTGGTCGTCATCCTCATGGTCCAGAACAAGAGCCTGATGAGCGGGCACGCGCTGGAGGTGGCCATGATACTGGACCTGTTTGGCCTCATCGGCGCCTACGCCGCCGGGAGCTGCCGGGAGGTGAGCACCTCCATCTACGTCGTGGCCTTGGCGGGCGCCGTCCTGGTGTACGTGGTCATCCATGTCGTCTTCTTCACCCTCCACCACGAAGAGCTGAGCGACAAGGAGAAGAGGAGGATCGACAAGCGGCGCAAGCGGCTGCTGCTCCTGGCCATCCTGGTGGCCACCATCACCTATCAGGCCGGGCTCACCCCGCCGGGCGGCTTCTGGACCAAAGATGGCCCCAAATACAGTGCGGGTTCCCCAGTCCTCGAAGACCACGACGAGTACCGGAGAAGGTACCTGGCGTTCTTCTACTGCAACTCCACGAGCTTCATGGCGTCCATGGCGCTCATCGTCATGCTCGTGAACCCGAACCTGTACCGGCCGGGCATACGGTGCTACGCGCTCTACGTGTGCATGGTGGTCGCCCTGTTCGGCCTGATGGGCGCCTACGCCGCCGGGTGCGCCCGGCAGCTGCGCACGTCCATCTACGTCTTCGTGCTCGTCGGCGCCGTGGTCGCCTTCATAGTCGTGCAGCTGCTCGTGTTCTTCAAGTTCTTCAAAACTTGCGCCACCGTCAACGGAGAAGACGGCTCCTCCTCCGGGTCAAGCGCcgccgccggcagcagcagcaaggcAAACACGCCGTCTTCCTCCTCTAGGCCACGACGACGAAGTAGCTCACCCAGGCCCAGGCCCAGCACGGAGGCGACTTCCAGCCGGCGGAAGTACCTGATGCTGCTGGCGATCCTGGCGGCAAGCGTCACCTACCAGGCCGGCCTGAAGCCGCCGGGCGGCGTGTCGGAGCGATGGGCCACCGCGGGGAACCCGTTGCTGCGCGGGAGCGACCTGGCCCGGTTCCGGGCCTTCTTCTACTGCAACTCCACCTCCTTTGTGGCGTCGGTGGTGGTCATCGTGCTGCTGCTGCAGGGGTCCCTGCAGGACGCCCTGCTGCTCTACGCCATGAACACGGCGATCGTGCTGGACCTGCTCGGCCTCCTGGGCGCCTACGCCGCCGGGAGCAGCCGGGAGTGGCACACGTCCGGGTACGTCATCGCGCTGGCTGCCGCCGTGCTCGCCTACGTCGGCATCCACCTCGTGCTCTGGATGCTGGGCGGCCGGAGAGGCCGAGGGAGGGTGGCCAGTACCCCGAAGCAGCCGCTGCCCGCTGTGCCGAAAGAAATAAGGAGATGTTCGTCCTCCCCGTGTTGA